The following coding sequences lie in one Oncorhynchus masou masou isolate Uvic2021 chromosome 20, UVic_Omas_1.1, whole genome shotgun sequence genomic window:
- the LOC135506697 gene encoding C-type lectin domain family 4 member E-like isoform X3, whose protein sequence is MDDYVNKEVVEIDKVIEGNQNGAMRRVTTETHPSVCISPGPDVSGRRIYGMVAVSFGMLCVLQVTLNISLRLESDCLTEERDQQQSEKYEKFSIPGWNKFQSCWYFVSSERKTWSESRQDCMEKGSDLVIVNSIEEQRFWIGLTDRETEGSWKWVDGTPLITSYWMINQPDNGRSIPGEDCVELQNGQYQPEKTWNDLNCALKLFWICELCKQ, encoded by the exons ATGGATGACTACGTCAACAAAGAGGTTGTTGAAATTGACAAGGTTATTGAAGGAAACCAGAATGGAGCAATGAGGAGAGTGACAACTGAGACAcatccctcag tgtgtatctCCCCAGGACCTGACGTTTCAGGGAGAAGAATCTACGGGATGGTTGCTGTAAGCTTTGGGATGCTATGTGTTCTACAAGTCACTCTCAACATCTCCCTGCGACTAGAAT CAGACTgtctgactgaagagagagaccagcaacAGAGTGAGAAATATGAAAAGTTCTCTATTCCGG GCTGGAACAAGTTTCAATCCTGTTGGTACTTCGTCTCTTCTGAGAGAAAAACCTGGAGTGAGAGCAGACAGGACTGTATGGAGAAAGGATCAGACCTGGTGATCGTAAACAGCATAGAGGAACAg AGATTCTGGATCGGtttgactgacagagagactgaggggtCCTGGAAATGGGTTGACGGCACACCACTGATAACAAG TTACTGGATGATCAACCAGCCTGATAATGGACGAAGTATTCCGGGGGAGGACTGTGTTGAATTACAAAATGGACAATATCAGCCTGAAAAGACATGGAATGATTTAAATTGTGCACTAAAACTTTTCTGGATTTGTGAGTTGTGTAAACAATAA
- the LOC135506697 gene encoding C-type lectin domain family 4 member E-like isoform X2, giving the protein MDDYVNKEVVEIDKVIEGNQNGAMRRVTTETHPSVCISPGPDVSGRRIYGMVAVSFGMLCVLQVTLNISLRLEYCLTEERDQQQSEKYEKFSIPGWNKFQSCWYFVSSERKTWSESRQDCMEKGSDLVIVNSIEEQRFLFALNKRFWIGLTDRETEGSWKWVDGTPLITSYWMINQPDNGRSIPGEDCVELQNGQYQPEKTWNDLNCALKLFWICELCKQ; this is encoded by the exons ATGGATGACTACGTCAACAAAGAGGTTGTTGAAATTGACAAGGTTATTGAAGGAAACCAGAATGGAGCAATGAGGAGAGTGACAACTGAGACAcatccctcag tgtgtatctCCCCAGGACCTGACGTTTCAGGGAGAAGAATCTACGGGATGGTTGCTGTAAGCTTTGGGATGCTATGTGTTCTACAAGTCACTCTCAACATCTCCCTGCGACTAGAAT ACTgtctgactgaagagagagaccagcaacAGAGTGAGAAATATGAAAAGTTCTCTATTCCGG GCTGGAACAAGTTTCAATCCTGTTGGTACTTCGTCTCTTCTGAGAGAAAAACCTGGAGTGAGAGCAGACAGGACTGTATGGAGAAAGGATCAGACCTGGTGATCGTAAACAGCATAGAGGAACAg AGATTTCTCTTTGCCCTCAACAAGAGATTCTGGATCGGtttgactgacagagagactgaggggtCCTGGAAATGGGTTGACGGCACACCACTGATAACAAG TTACTGGATGATCAACCAGCCTGATAATGGACGAAGTATTCCGGGGGAGGACTGTGTTGAATTACAAAATGGACAATATCAGCCTGAAAAGACATGGAATGATTTAAATTGTGCACTAAAACTTTTCTGGATTTGTGAGTTGTGTAAACAATAA
- the LOC135506697 gene encoding C-type lectin domain family 4 member E-like isoform X1, with translation MDDYVNKEVVEIDKVIEGNQNGAMRRVTTETHPSVCISPGPDVSGRRIYGMVAVSFGMLCVLQVTLNISLRLESDCLTEERDQQQSEKYEKFSIPGWNKFQSCWYFVSSERKTWSESRQDCMEKGSDLVIVNSIEEQRFLFALNKRFWIGLTDRETEGSWKWVDGTPLITSYWMINQPDNGRSIPGEDCVELQNGQYQPEKTWNDLNCALKLFWICELCKQ, from the exons ATGGATGACTACGTCAACAAAGAGGTTGTTGAAATTGACAAGGTTATTGAAGGAAACCAGAATGGAGCAATGAGGAGAGTGACAACTGAGACAcatccctcag tgtgtatctCCCCAGGACCTGACGTTTCAGGGAGAAGAATCTACGGGATGGTTGCTGTAAGCTTTGGGATGCTATGTGTTCTACAAGTCACTCTCAACATCTCCCTGCGACTAGAAT CAGACTgtctgactgaagagagagaccagcaacAGAGTGAGAAATATGAAAAGTTCTCTATTCCGG GCTGGAACAAGTTTCAATCCTGTTGGTACTTCGTCTCTTCTGAGAGAAAAACCTGGAGTGAGAGCAGACAGGACTGTATGGAGAAAGGATCAGACCTGGTGATCGTAAACAGCATAGAGGAACAg AGATTTCTCTTTGCCCTCAACAAGAGATTCTGGATCGGtttgactgacagagagactgaggggtCCTGGAAATGGGTTGACGGCACACCACTGATAACAAG TTACTGGATGATCAACCAGCCTGATAATGGACGAAGTATTCCGGGGGAGGACTGTGTTGAATTACAAAATGGACAATATCAGCCTGAAAAGACATGGAATGATTTAAATTGTGCACTAAAACTTTTCTGGATTTGTGAGTTGTGTAAACAATAA
- the LOC135506697 gene encoding C-type lectin domain family 4 member E-like isoform X4 — protein sequence MDDYVNKEVVEIDKVIEGNQNGAMRRVTTETHPSADCLTEERDQQQSEKYEKFSIPGWNKFQSCWYFVSSERKTWSESRQDCMEKGSDLVIVNSIEEQRFLFALNKRFWIGLTDRETEGSWKWVDGTPLITSYWMINQPDNGRSIPGEDCVELQNGQYQPEKTWNDLNCALKLFWICELCKQ from the exons ATGGATGACTACGTCAACAAAGAGGTTGTTGAAATTGACAAGGTTATTGAAGGAAACCAGAATGGAGCAATGAGGAGAGTGACAACTGAGACAcatccctcag CAGACTgtctgactgaagagagagaccagcaacAGAGTGAGAAATATGAAAAGTTCTCTATTCCGG GCTGGAACAAGTTTCAATCCTGTTGGTACTTCGTCTCTTCTGAGAGAAAAACCTGGAGTGAGAGCAGACAGGACTGTATGGAGAAAGGATCAGACCTGGTGATCGTAAACAGCATAGAGGAACAg AGATTTCTCTTTGCCCTCAACAAGAGATTCTGGATCGGtttgactgacagagagactgaggggtCCTGGAAATGGGTTGACGGCACACCACTGATAACAAG TTACTGGATGATCAACCAGCCTGATAATGGACGAAGTATTCCGGGGGAGGACTGTGTTGAATTACAAAATGGACAATATCAGCCTGAAAAGACATGGAATGATTTAAATTGTGCACTAAAACTTTTCTGGATTTGTGAGTTGTGTAAACAATAA